Genomic DNA from Mus musculus strain C57BL/6J chromosome 11, GRCm38.p6 C57BL/6J:
aaaagcaaaaaacacccATAGTAACAAAAAGACCAAGATGACCCACGGGAGTCTGTCTCTAAGGACCCATTGCTTAGGACCAGATCATGACTATGCTTCCTCAGCAGATTCACGCTTGTTAGCCTTTGGGAGCATCCAGAGCTCATGTTAAACTCTGCTCCCAGTGTGAGTGTTGGCAAGTCTGGAAACCTTAAAGAGGTGTTTGAATCATGAGGGCCCCACCCTCACAGATCACTTGAATGTCTTCATATCCATGAGTCCTAGCGGTTGTCAGAAATCATGACTCTCCCTTCCTCGCACCTTCTACACATGCCCAGTTGCCCCTTCAGCATCTTTCTACCATGAGTTGAAGCAACACGAGGCTCTCCCTTGAGCCCCCACTCCCGGGCTTTCTGGCTAACAGAACTGTGAcccaaaataaacttttcttacAAATCGCCTGGTCTGTtgcattttgttatagcaacagaaagaggACTGAGCCAATCCTACTTGGGATTCTCCCAAGAAATCTGTCTGCCAGTGTGTGCCTGAGGGCAGGTATAAGCAGCTTTAGAAAGGGAAGGACTTCACCCCGTTCTCTTCCCAGGAGTCTGTTTTCCAAAAGTCAGCTAGAGCTACCCTCAAAAGCCTAAGTTCAGACTGTATTGCTCTCAATGCAGAATTCTGCATGACTTCTGCCATGCAGAGAAAACCCCATGGGCCAGCAAAGTCTCTTGCCCACTCCCTCGCATGCCCTGTCTACTGCTTCTCTTCCTTGCCACTCTGTTGGCCCACtccctctgctgcctctgctgcttctTCTGTTTAAGAAATCCTTCTTTGGCCAaccttcatctctctcttcctctcttcctctctcttcctctctctctctctctctctctctctctctctctctctctctctttcctctctctcttctctctctctcaagcagGTTCTCTTTGGGCAGAATATAGAGGAATGATCAATGCAGGCATGTGAGCAGGAAGGTATGGCTGCCCCCTCTTTCTTTCACCTCAGCGTGCAACCGCTGGGTATATTTCTCCATGACCAGGGGGTCTATGGGCTCCTGGGAGGGTGCCGTGCTGTCAGGGGGAGGATCTTCTGAGAGCAGCCTGTCCCGGCTTGCAGACTTTACCACTTTCTTGTCATCTTTTGGCTTCAGTTTTTTGCTATTCGGGCGGTCCTGCTTAGAGAAACGGAGACACACATGACCTCAATGGCTCCTAAGGGAGGTCTGATGCTCTCTCCCCAGCAGTTCTCCTGGAGAGCTGTGTGTTTTGCTGGATCAACCACCCCCTTCCCATGACTCCCCCCCATCCCAGCCCCATCCAGGGTGCAGGCCACACCCCTACATAACCTCTTTCCCTGGTGTCTTGGAACCCCTTTTATCATCTTTGTCTTTGGTACCCAGTTGTTTCTTCTCCTGTGCGCCCCCTCTCCGATCCTCCTTCCCAGCTTTCCCACTTGTCACCTTCGACTCTGTGACTGGAGGGGATTTTTGACCTAAGAGGGGGAAAGTGGAAGACTTGCTTAAGGCCTATACTACAGACCTATGCACAGGTAAAGCTGGGGGTAATGAAAACTTGTTCTCAGACGCTTTAAGAGAATCCCTGCAAAAGGTTCTCTGAGATCAGAAAGAgctaagaggaagaggagaacttTCTCGAGTTCTGGACTTTATGGAATAAAAAGTGAGATAAAGGTCCGAGTCCCAACTCCACTATATTTAAAGTCTCTGGAACTCAACATGCTAAACAAGGGGACTGCACCAAGGTCCGAACCGAGTCTCAAATCTCGGCCACACAGGATGGATGATCCCCACCACCTTGAGCTTAGTCAAGAACCTATCATAAGCAGACAAACAGCCAAAGTACTACTGCCATCAGGGCGGAGGCTGGAAAAGGCTACCCAGAGGTAAGACCTCACAATGTCTGACCTTGTTCATCTGGAAGATCCAAATAAACCGTCTCCTTCTCAGGCAGGCCCAGAAGATTTCTTAGCCACAGGGACTGGCTTACCAGGCTGTCAATCACGTCTCGCCACAGCTGCAGACTAGAGGAAAAGACACACTGGAGAAAACTCATCACTCTTCCTTTGTCCTTGAACCTTTGGAGGCTCGGATGCCTCCCTTTAAAGACTCTAGTGCCGGGAACTACCATTCCCATGCCATGTCATGTCGCCAGCAGTCAGCCCTCCCTGACGCTATTTAAGCGTTCACGTTGGAATCTGGTTTCCCTGTGGTGAAGAGACTGTGGTAAAGAGTCTGGGATGAACTCAGTCTTGCTTCAGAGTCTAAATTCCAGCTTGGAGTGATGGTTAGACTTGGGTCCAGCTCCATGGGAAGGGCTGAACCTTGCCCGTGATTCTTGGCCTGTGACTGCTGAGAGTGTGCAAGTCCCAAGCAGGCAATGGGTAGGTGACAACAGAGAAGTGAAGCTTTTTGCGAGGCTCCCTGACTCCTCAAGTGTCCTGCTTTctccctaccccctacccccatTCTTCCACTCATGGAGAAGGAACAACAGGGGaagagggcaaaaaaaaaaaaagacaaactatTTGTACAGTTGTGACTACCCGGAGAAGCAGCTGGCAGCGAGCTGTCTGAGCTGCTAGGGCAGCTTCTAGAGTATGAGATGTTTACAATGTTTCTTAGCATCCTGAGCTCAAGGGTTGCAGAGCCTATGGAGCCTTGGAAGCCCCTGGCCAGGTGCTACCAAGGGAAGGAGATCTGCGCTGCTCTCCTAGAAGGTACCTACCACATCTGGTATAGGAGGTCCGACTGCAGTGGCTTCTGCTCCTGACACAGCTCCATTGCCGCCTTATTGAGCTGGATGAGGGCATCCTCTCTCTGGAGCTCCTCGGGGAAGGTCATCACTGCCTAGTTAGGGGGTCACGGGACACCATGGTCAACCATTCTGCAGCAGAACTCCAAGGGTCCCCCGTGTTCTCTAAGCAACCTCTAAGCCTGGTTACGTGCCAGAGAGCCAGGAACCAGAATCAATGGAGTCTACAGAAGATGCCTTCTATGGGAGCCTGTGACCTCCCGCAGAAATCTATTCCCATGAACCTCGTTTTTCAAGATTTTTCACAGAAGcccgttgtgtgtgtgtgtatatatgtgtgtgtgtgtgtgtgtgtgtatgtgtgtgtatgtatatatataaattttaaaaaatgttttgactCAAGAGATTGCTTTTTCTGGACCTTCAGGTTTTATCTATATGCTCATGGGACAAGGGGGTGAGTTGCTGAAGCCTCCCGGACTGGGCCCTTCTCTATCAACCCCTTAAGAGTCACAGGGTCACCTGTCTGAAGTCCTCTAGACACAGGTTCCACTTAGGCGGGGAAATGCTTTTCAGAGCCCAGGGGCGCTGGGTGGTCTCCCTGTCCGGACCCTCCTCCACCAGCAGTTCCTCCATAATGCTCTTCCGTGCCACACTCTTCTTTCCTATGCTAGActtcagagacaggaagaagtcCCGAGTCTTCCTGGCGGTGTCCATCTCCTGATGCGGTGACAGCTGCGAGTACTCTGAGACCAGGTTCCTGGGGCTTATCGAACCTGAGGCCTTCTCCACCAACAGTAACGGCACTGGAGTTCTGAGGCTGGGGGTTTCCTTCTGGGTTGCCTTGGCCTTCCTGTACTGTTGCCACAGCTGGTGCAAGTTTTGCACCACTTGATGCTGGTAATGCAACTGCAGCAGCCAAGGTGAGGGAGATACCAGTGAGGGGGAGGGAGCATCCCAAACCCCATGCCAGTCACTGCGAGTTCTCCCTTTGCCTTGAGGACAAAGAGGCAGAGGAGAAGCTGCCAGTGGAGGACAGAGGAGCGCCTGCGCCTACTTCCTCTTCGACCTGCATCTTCAATTAaatctctttctctcattctctgttcctccctccctccctccctctgccccccccccccctccgcacatgtgcatgcgtgtgtgttcatcagtgtgtttgcacatgcatcTGGGCCTTCTAAGAAAGGCTAGGTTAAAATGAAGAAGTATGTGGTTCTCTGGCTCCACTAAGCAACCACCCACTTACAAACTATCTTGGGCATGTTCCTTAATTTCTCTGGGCCTTTATTAGGAAATAAATAGGGATGTAACTCGAGCTCTTTATCTCTTAGGGTTGCTGTGAGGGGGTGAATTACTCGTGGAAGATGCTCACACAGCTTCCAGCGAGTAAGGGTTTGCTACTACCAGGTAGCCAGAGGGCACGGGGGCCagcccatacatacataccctaGGATTCCTGTAGTTGAACAAGTCCTCCTCGGTGAGATACGCGTCCACCGGGGATGGTGTGCGCTCTGGCGTGGAGATGCCCCTCAGTAAGTCCTGCAGCACGCTCTGGGCAATGGTGATGGCCTCGTGGGCAGCCAGCTTTGTCTGGGAAAGGAAAGATGGTGCAAGGTGGCAGCCTAGGCTCTCAACTGCCCAAAAGTGCTCCCAAGGAGAGAGTCAGAACACGATCGTGGAGGGTCTGGGTTCCTGCCTGGATGTTAGCCTCTCTGGTTTACGCAGACACCTAATATCTCAGGACTCAAAAATCTCCAGGTCTCTTCAAACTCCTGTGTTCCCCTCAAAAAGGTAAAGGCATCCAGCAGAGGCCAATCCCAGAGAAGAGCCACTCCTACACTGGATTTGGAGCCTCCAATACCTCCAACgagaaggagggatggagacaAAGTTCATAGTTTGGGAACCATTAAGAGCAGTAGTAAAATGTTCTCTGGCCAGGTCGCACAGTGAGTGTCATAGAAACCCAGACCTTCCAAACACGGGTCCTAGGGTCAGCAAATACAGCGAACCCCATCTTAATCAAGGTCACAATCTGATTAAGTCTCCAGCCTGAGACAGGTAGCTATGTGTAGGGTGCCACATTAAAACCTAGCTTTGCACAGAGTCCCACAAAAGCATGGCCCAAGAGGGCCACACTGAGACTGAACAGGGACAAAGAGCCCCCTAGCTCTCACCTCGCACTCCCCTGGGAGCTGCTTATGGTGAAGGGTAGTAAGGCTGGTCATTTAAATCATTGTCTCTGGCTTGGAAGTCTTGTCAGGCCAGCCCCACATCACAGCACAGTAGCAGACAGTGAACAAACGAGATACAGTCCACTgcaaggtctctggcttctcctTGAGACTCCTAGCCCCAGTGTGAAAGCTCCACTTGGGACACCCAGGGTTTCATCCCCTTCCCTTCTAACTGGGGGTTGCTAGGTACGGTCACTTGCTGTCCTGCCCTCCCATCTTCGACATCATAAAGGCCTGGGTGGTATTTGCTAAGCAAGAGTAGTTATCAGTTTGTGTGGTGAGAAAGGTCACCTCTTTAAGATAAGAGACTCCATCCACTCCAGTGCACACATCATCCGCCGCAGAGGAACCCGTGTGCTGGGTTCTGAGTCTCTTACCTCCAACAACTTCCTCTCATCCATAAAAATGTcctgggtcagtgagatggcaTGGAGGGTGACCTGAAGGACAGCACCTCCCAGGAGTGTAGGGTGGGTCCCAAACTCCCAAGATTCCCTGAAGATGCCAgcattcagagacttgaagaagaAGGTAAAGTGTTTGGTTTCCCCGGGCAGAATCACACCtgggaaagacagaggcagaggctgctGTGGAGCAGGAGCTGGCTGAGATGCCAACCTGGTTATAGAAAGTGCACCACAGTGGCCCACATCTGGCGACCAGTGTCCTGGTTTCTCAGGAGCATAAGGTTTCCAGGTCTGTGTGACTTTTGAATGTAGAGCTAGGGAAGCTCGGGTCAATCAAGGGATGGCTGGGCATCCCCACCCCAGGTCTGTGCTCCCTGAGGCTGCTCCCTCCCCTGCACTCTCAAGAGTTCAACAGACATAGTGGACCATACACATAatgagaggaggaggggatgggcCAGATACTAACTAAACATGGGGATCCACCAGTCACTGAGCCAGCAAGAAGGAGAACTTCAGGATACCTTCCCGGTTGTTAAAGTAAAACCTCTGCGTCTTGTTTTGCtttaggtcttggaaaaaatccTGGTGGGGCCGCCTTCGCCAGTTGTACCAAATGGCCACCGTGCCGTTATTGACCACAGTCAGTTCTGAGGACGTTCTCTCCCCTTCAAGGGTTTCAAATGTCAGGCGGACACCAATTCCGATGTTTTTCTGTGGGAGGAAGAGGGTCTAAGGAGTATCTTGGCTAGAGGTCTTGCCCTGGAGTGACCaactcacccccccacccccacccccgtttccTATGACTTCTCTGAAAGTCCACTGTTCACTCTGATCCTCTGAGCTTAGTCACCTTGAGTGGTGTCAGACTCTCCTGATAATTGTCTCTGAGGTTATCATCAATACTaagaagagaaatatttttttaacttggtGTTCCTTTCTACTCCTTAGTATCTGAAGAATGTTCTAGAACTGGTATTGGAGCAATGACTCAGAGGTTAATTTTCAAGCCCAAAGACTGGATGGAGATCTGATCTCCAGAAGCCAGTAGTGTGTGGCAGCCTGCACACGGGAGGTAGAGACAGCATCCCtggggcaagctggctagctagactaacCCAAACATTAGCtctaggttcagtaagagaccctacTGAGGTGGAAAGTGAAAGGGGAAGACACCCTATTCAACCATACATGTTACATGTTCACAGGAGTGCATGTATACtggtacatacacaaatacacacacacacacacatgtgctcacacatattTGGACATGCCCACATATGACTGTACCCatacatattacatacatatacaagttTTTTCAAgatgtgtagtcctggttgtcctggaactaactctgtagatcagactggcttcaaactcacagagatcctcccacacacatacccagctctgcctccctaatgTTGGGATTCAAGGTGTTCACCACTCCTGCCCAGCCAATGATCTTTTGAGCCTTGTGATCTCACTTCTGCTTGAGTTAGTGCTGCGGTTACCATTTTCAGGCATGCGGAATGTGTGATCAGATAAGAACACAAATCAGAAGCTGTGGACTCCTCGTGACTATCTCGGTCACCTTGGGGCCGCACCCATGCAAGCGTGTGAGGCCCAAGAGGCCGTTTACCTTGTCCTCTGGGTTACTGCCTCTGACCCAGCAAGCTGGCTTCCCACAGAACAGCAGCGAAGGGCCGAGAATAGGCATGGGGACCATGTCGGAGAGGTTGGTCAAGGAGTCTCTGTAGGAAAAGCCAGTTATTTATTTACCTGGAGGCTGAGCAGTCACACCACTTGGGACCGTGGACACAGAGAGCCAGTCAGTCTGCTGAGTTTCCTCAAAGTCTCCCTCCGCGGTTATTCTCTATGCATAGCCACGGAGGGTTCTAGGGGAGTATGGGGACATTAAGTAGCATAGTAATGTCTGGGTAACCCCGACTAGGATCCAATTGTGGGGAGGAAGAATATGACAGCAGACAGCTAGCAGAGATGTAGGAACGGGCTAGAGGAAAGGGGGACAGCTACTGGCCAGGCTGGAATGAAGCCACTCTGATTTTGCTTTCAGAAAGAAAAGCCCGCCCTCGGACACTAGTGGGGATAAGGGTAGCATGTTCTCCAGCTTCTCCCCTGgggctcagactcacagaaatacCGTGTCTTCCGAGGAGCTCTTCTGGATCTTTTCAGGTGGCAAATGTTCTTCCACTGTGACAGATGAGAAGGGCTTCCCATGGCCCACCACCTCCAGGCCATCAATATCCTaagaggagtagagagagggaatATGAGCTGGTTGGCAGGTGTCACCTAAGGCACCTCAGGATCGGGGATGAAGGCATTAGCAACCTGCTGGCTGAAATCCAGCTCTGCCATGATACTCTGCAGCTCCTTGCGTCGGTAGATCAGAAACAGACTCCGGTCCCAGGTGTAGCGGTACCAAGCATCCTTCTGGGCTGGTAATCCTAGAGTGGAGTTAGAAGAGCCTCAGCCCAGGCTGCTGTCAGTGCTTGCCCAAGGGTCCTGAGATCACCAATCCCGGCGGCACTTCTGAGAAGGATTGGGGAATGCATACGGTTTCTGAGGGGTAGCTCTACATCAGCAATCTGGTCCTGTACCTCCCTAGCAATGCTATATCGGAATCCTACAAAATCAGCTACCAGACGGCTAGACCTTCGGATTACAGTAACAACAGCAACTACCTTCTGTTGAGTCTGAGCAAGGAGCCAGAACCCCTGAATGCAAATAATGTCTCCTTTAACCCTCTCACCATGCTTATGCTATAAAATCAAGGGTGATAGGAGACAAATAACTCATAGAAATTCAGAAAGCCAGCACAGCTGGGATGTGATTCCAAGCAGCTGACTGGCAGGCTCTAAAGTATGGCTAACCCATGGGTATATAATATAAACCACACATGCAAGCCACGTGTGTCCTTTCAAATTTTCCAGATGCATGCTGAGATGGTAGAACGGCTCTAGGTGAGATTCACTTTAGCATGGTTTATCGAACTCCATATATGAAGATGATTACTCCAATACGCAATCAACATAAAAAGCAAATTTTTCTCCTCAAATTGTTCTATACTGTCAGCTCATTCCTAGACTGACTAACTCATGTTCCAGGGACTCAGGAGGTTCATGGGGCTGgtgaaagctctatgcccagGATCCCAGTTACCAGGCCTCCCTTGTCACTTCTATCAGTTTCACTGAGGTATGAACTAGAGCCCAGGTAAACTCCGAGACTTGTTCAAAGCCAAGTGAGGCAGGATTTGGGCCAGAGTCATGCTGAACCACCTCCACACTACCCTGCCTCTAGCACTAGGCACAAGGAGCTAACAGAGTTGGGCCCCTGAAGTGGacatttctagtttctttggagacACGGTTGAGTCACGTGATGTTTTTCTAGAAACTGTCTTACGAGAGGACATtttttttgctgaagcagacacatgtgaggatgttttgctgagaatcGACATGGGGTGTTTTCCTGGAAGCAGCCTgggaaaagggcatgtgatgttgtGCTAGAGCGGATGtttgagagaacatgtgatgtttggaaagggtagaaatataacccaacagactgTGGACgatgctgtgtggtattggttcgccttcccactctttgctggtcatcaCTTGTCATGATTTCATAGAAACACCACCAAAGAACTTCCAGTGGTGTTCCGGTGGCCTCTTGCCAAAGAGTCTCGCGGTTTCCTCTGGATTGAACTGTcattgctgatttgtgaatggtgtttgtgagtggatgaagcgaccactgctgatttgtgctaactgaactgctgatatcctgagaAGGCCGATCGTATTCACATCAAAGAACTATTTctgaacaggtccacatcctcctttgccctattaatctttcctttccactacctctgatgggtggtgggctggaagggaggttaaagcatttaggTACACTtactaaagtaggttttgaaaaacatAAGCCTACAGGCCTTGCTTCTCACCAGTCTCCACTTGGATGGAGAGGGGCTTCCTGATGTGTGTGATGGGTTCCACCAGACCACGCTGAGTTTTCTTTTTGGTCATGAGAAGACCTGTCATCTCATCACCCAGGTATTCCAGTGGACTCCAGAACCAACTGGTTGCCTTAAAGTCAAGATGAGGACAGAGCAGTGAGGTCACCCCCTCAGTACCACAGTCAGAGACTCACTGGGGCATCCACTGGGTCCCACTGGAAGAAGAGTGGGCACTCAACAATGTTTTGTTCTCAAGATGCCAGAAAGATGGGATGATCTGGTCCCAGCCCAGGCACTCATTGATGTACCAAAACATGGCACAGTTCTTTGTCCTTGGTTAGACCAAAGATTGTAGTATAAACCTTTAGGAGACACACATGAAGACTCTTATAATAAACTGACTACCAGAGACCACCACAGGCTGAATTATTAAAAGTGAGTAGTTCTGGAAGATGAGATAAGGTAAGATCCCAGGGGGTTGATACTGCTTGGTAATAGACAGGCTATCTTCTCCCCAACTGTGTAACTGGAGACAAGCTGGCACTGGTCATCATGTGCATTCTGTGTGGTACTTGGGAACAGTGGCCTCACTTTTCCGTCATGCTGGGTGGGAAGTGCACGGTCAATGACCTCGCGCTCCTCCTGGATCTTCCTATAGCTCTCCCCGGTATGCATCAACAGCTCACTGGCTGGCTTCTTCAGGTGCTCTAGAgcgggagagaaggaaggaagactgtgATCATGGTACCAAAAACAGAACACACAAGCTCTCGCACTCTGAATTGGGTGGCCCACTCCCTGCCTCATTTCAGAACCCACTGAGGCCTGAAAGCCAGAAGCTGTCATGGGGCAAATGCTAGTTAGTGGGAGTCTGGGCGGGTGAGAGAGAAGACACAGAAGAGCCTCTGTGCCTGATGGAGGGACCCTGGCAGGTCCCTAGTGGGCTCAGCTCACTGCTGAGAGCTTCCTGTTGCTTCTTCCGCAAGGCAATGTGCCGTCTCCAGTTCTTTAGGAAGTTGTGCTGAGGAGGTGGGGCCCATGGAGAAggtctctcctcctccttgggGGGCTTTGGCTTTGGCTCTTCTTTGGCTGAGATGAGGGTCATCAGGCAGGGCTGGATGTGAATCAGCTTAGCCAGCTGGAAAGaacaagggagaggaggaggtgctGACCCAGGTTCTGGTTTCTGTCCAGCTCTAAGAACCTCTCCTCGTCAGGACCATAGGACGGGCAAGTGACAGAAAACAAACCAGGGCCTGAGGGATGCTGACAGTCCCCTCTGCCCAGAAAACTCAGCATCCTTCAGGGTAGCCGTCTTCTCCCCAATTGATGACttcctcctgagtagctgggccCTTAGTACCCTGCCTAACTGAAGTGAAGGCTCTAAGAGCTATGTGGCAGGAAGGAAGGTAACACGGGGACCAGTGGGGGTCATTTCCCTCCAGCCTGCACCTCAGCAATCCAGGCTCCAAAGAAGGGGAATGAGGAGCTGAGGCCAGAGCGCTACTTCGTTGTGGGGCTCAGTCTACCCAGAGTTTCACAAGGCAGGCTCTGAGTTCCTTCTAGTAAATCCCCACTCCACCTAGAGCTGTCTATTAGCGACTGGCTTCTAGGACTTGCAACTGCTTCCCAAGGGTCCCTTATCATCTAGGCCCAGAGACAGACCTAGCTCTAGAATCCTATCCCTGTACCcccatctacacacatacacacacacacacacacatacatacacacacacacacacacacacacacacacacacacacatacacacacacacacacacacatacacacaccctttgACTCTACAGAGAGTAAATGGCTTCGGCAACTTCTCTCAGCCACATAGCTCTCTATACAACAAACAAACCTGGGTGTTCCCTCGAGCAACCGCGATTCTTTTAAAGTCCTGGAGACTTCCCAAGATCTGGTGAGGGAGGATCTGGCCACTGCTTAAGAAGCTGTCATGAGgacctgggggtgggtgggtgaagggggaagagagatggAGAACCAGACGCTGTGAGCCACACACAGAGCAGCTGTTTGatggacgggggtggggggtgggggttggggggggcggGTTTTCAAGACCCATCAGGGAATGCAAAGTCTACAACAGAGCCCATACCGGAGTAGTCCAGAGGCTTGGTGGCGGCATCTGGAGTAGCAGGATGTGCTACCAAGTGGTAGACCCTTTTGCTAGAGTCTTTCGGTTTGAGCTTACGGATGATAAATTTCTGTGTGACCACAGGCTTTTCTCCTGTTTCTTCAAACTGAGGAACATGttgctaaaacaaaacagagctgAGGAGAATGCGAtctggggagaagaggaagaacacacacacacacacctctgttctTGGTAGGATTCCTGAGGGCTGACTAGTCAGCTTTCCCAGATCCATCCATACATCCTGTCCTGGAAATGCCTGTGTGACAGACCTGAGATTTAGGAGTAAGCTGGAGGGGGATAAAATGACACCTGGCTTGTCCAGGCAGACTAAGTAAGAGCAACTGAcaggtaaggggaagggttggagTTCAGCAGCCTCCTGCTCATTTTTATCTATGATGATCGAACTTATCTGCCCATCTATGGGATGGGCATGATAACAGTTGCCCCCAAGGTATCTCACTATTTTGTGGCTCTGGTAGAATCTCAGAAATGTGAAAACCTAACTTGCCATAAATTCTTTCAGATGCTAAAGGGAAAGAATTTatatttggtgttttttgtttgtttgtttgtttgttttttgtatttttgtttttggcatGGTATTAGCGACTCCTTGGGATCCGGAAGCCAATGGAGAGGTGACCCGTGAACACGGCTGGGTGCTCTGTGCGATCCTTGGCCCTTGGCCTTACCTTCCTCAAGTCTTCCTTTTTAATGGCCAAGGCAAGAATGTCATCTCCTTGTAAGACATTGCTGACAGGCTCAGGCTCTTCCTGAATGGGGGGAGTGGGCTGTTCAGGTGCCTTCGCCCGCTTCTTTTCTGGAGAGAAGCAAAGAGATAGGTCCCAAGAGCTCTCTCGGCATATCTTTACTACAGACACAAGATAGGTTGAGAGCTCAGAACGC
This window encodes:
- the Mycbpap gene encoding MYCBP-associated protein isoform X2 → MQPGAALKPDQLTQASSALLNFLVIKTPGRSQNPEAWQHGRALKVSTEPTLQEKVQHSEEARSQVAQTQRDSEKKRAKAPEQPTPPIQEEPEPVSNVLQGDDILALAIKKEDLRKQHVPQFEETGEKPVVTQKFIIRKLKPKDSSKRVYHLVAHPATPDAATKPLDYSGPHDSFLSSGQILPHQILGSLQDFKRIAVARGNTQLAKLIHIQPCLMTLISAKEEPKPKPPKEEERPSPWAPPPQHNFLKNWRRHIALRKKQQEALSKHLKKPASELLMHTGESYRKIQEEREVIDRALPTQHDGKATSWFWSPLEYLGDEMTGLLMTKKKTQRGLVEPITHIRKPLSIQVETGLPAQKDAWYRYTWDRSLFLIYRRKELQSIMAELDFSQQDIDGLEVVGHGKPFSSVTVEEHLPPEKIQKSSSEDTVFLDSLTNLSDMVPMPILGPSLLFCGKPACWVRGSNPEDKKNIGIGVRLTFETLEGERTSSELTVVNNGTVAIWYNWRRRPHQDFFQDLKQNKTQRFYFNNREGVILPGETKHFTFFFKSLNAGIFRESWEFGTHPTLLGGAVLQVTLHAISLTQDIFMDERKLLETKLAAHEAITIAQSVLQDLLRGISTPERTPSPVDAYLTEEDLFNYRNPRLHYQHQVVQNLHQLWQQYRKAKATQKETPSLRTPVPLLLVEKASGSISPRNLVSEYSQLSPHQEMDTARKTRDFFLSLKSSIGKKSVARKSIMEELLVEEGPDRETTQRPWALKSISPPKWNLCLEDFRQAVMTFPEELQREDALIQLNKAAMELCQEQKPLQSDLLYQMCLQLWRDVIDSLVSQSLWLRNLLGLPEKETVYLDLPDEQGQKSPPVTESKVTSGKAGKEDRRGGAQEKKQLAGPPE